Genomic DNA from Candidatus Methylomirabilota bacterium:
TACACCTCGTCGGTGCCCACCGCGATGAAGCGCCCGAGACGGCGGGCCCGCGCCGCCTCGAGCAGCGTGAAGGTCCCGGTCACGTTGGTGCGCAAGAACTCGTCGGCGCCCGAGTTGGAGCGGTCCACGTGGGTCTCGGCGGCGAAGTGCACCACCGCGTCCACCTCGGCCATGAGGTCGCCCACCAGGCCGGCGTCGCAGATGTCGCCCTTCACGAAGCGGTGGCGAGGGTCGGCCTCGACGTCCTTGAGATTGGCGGGATTCCCCGCATAGGTGAGCTTGTCGAGTGTCACCACCGCGTCATCCGGATGCGCGGCGAGCACGTGGCGAACGAAGTTCGAGCCGATGAAGCCGGCGCCGCCGGTGACGAGGATCTTCAACGCCGCCTCCCGCCCGTCACCCTACCCGCGCGTGGGCTCCCAGACGTCGAGGCCCGCGAAGTCCCAGGGCAGGCGCCCTTCGTCGGAGGTGCCCGGGTCCGGCGAGAAGTGGGTGTCCACGAGATAGATGATGCGGCCGCGCGTGGTGGCGAGGTTGCGCACGCCGTGGGCCACGCCGGGCGGGATGCGCACGAGCCGCGTCGACCCGTCGCCGAGGATGAGACGCCGTACCGCGTTCTCGGTGGGCGAGCCCGCGCGGGCGTCCACGAGAACGAGCAGCATGCGGTCGTCGGGGGGGACGAACCACACGTCGGTCTGCCGACGGTGGAGATGGAAGGCCTTGATCACGCCGGGATCCATCTCGCTGTAGTTGATCTGCTTCACCTCGAAGCCGCGCAGAGCGGCGTGAGCGCCCGCAGTGAGCCGGCCCAGCTCGAGGAAGGAGCCGCCGTCGTCGACGAAGCGCTTGAGGTCGACGATCTCGACGCCGCCGATGGGGGCCTGCGTCGTGTAGTCCTGGAGCGCGAAGGCCCGCTTGGCGGCGTCGCCGAGATTCATCAGATGAGCCCCACCTCGCTGCGGTCGCCCAGCATGAAGGTGAACGCCTGCGGCTTGCCCTGCGTGCGGTATATGGAGGCGTTCTTGCCGATCAGGCTCGACTCGATGCGGCCGCCCACGTCCGCGATGCTCGAGCCCTCGAGGAGGATCGAGTGCTCCACCTCGCTGTTGCGCACCGACACCGATTCGCCCACCGACGTGAATGGACCGATGTAGGCCCCCTCGATCAAGGCGCCGTGGCCGATGATGGCCGGCCCCCGCACCGTGCTCCGCACCACGCGGGCGCCCGGCTCGATCACGACCTTGCCATGGATCTCGGAGTCGATGACGGTGCCCTCACTGCGCGGCTCGAGCCGGTCGAGGATGATGCGGTTGGCTTCCAGCATGTCCTCGAGCTTTCCGGTGTCCTTCCACCATCCGTCGATCACGTGCGGGCGCACGGTGTGGCCGGAGTCGATCAGCCACTGGATGGCGTCGG
This window encodes:
- a CDS encoding dTDP-4-dehydrorhamnose 3,5-epimerase family protein — protein: MNLGDAAKRAFALQDYTTQAPIGGVEIVDLKRFVDDGGSFLELGRLTAGAHAALRGFEVKQINYSEMDPGVIKAFHLHRRQTDVWFVPPDDRMLLVLVDARAGSPTENAVRRLILGDGSTRLVRIPPGVAHGVRNLATTRGRIIYLVDTHFSPDPGTSDEGRLPWDFAGLDVWEPTRG